The following coding sequences are from one Streptomyces sp. V3I7 window:
- a CDS encoding class I SAM-dependent methyltransferase, whose protein sequence is MSIDEHQRMMRADQANWDARTPVHVASRFYGLDQDLDPERWFGGFEWDDLGELAGRDVLHLQCHLGTETLAFARRGARAVGLDFSEVSVAAARDIAARAGLDATYVRANVYDAVEALGGRRFDVVHTGKGALCYLPDLARWADVVAGLLRPGGRLYVVEFHPLFNALGPEPAPGEGPELLLRHDYLAGDGAVHRDATYTYTDGTAVEGATDSYEWMHGIGEVVNALVGAGLTIRRLAESDELPWQRWPQMVRTPSGWWRLPEPRVPLLYGLLASR, encoded by the coding sequence GTGAGCATCGACGAGCACCAGCGGATGATGCGCGCCGACCAGGCCAACTGGGACGCGCGCACCCCGGTCCATGTCGCCAGCCGGTTCTACGGACTCGACCAGGACCTCGATCCGGAGCGCTGGTTCGGCGGCTTCGAGTGGGACGACCTCGGCGAGCTCGCCGGGCGGGACGTGCTGCACCTGCAGTGCCACCTCGGCACGGAGACGCTCGCGTTCGCCCGGCGCGGGGCTCGGGCGGTGGGGCTCGACTTCTCCGAGGTGTCGGTGGCGGCGGCCCGGGACATCGCGGCGCGGGCCGGACTCGACGCGACGTACGTACGGGCCAATGTGTACGACGCCGTGGAGGCGCTCGGCGGGCGGCGGTTCGACGTCGTCCACACCGGCAAGGGTGCGTTGTGCTACCTCCCCGACCTGGCGCGCTGGGCGGACGTCGTCGCCGGCCTGCTGCGTCCGGGCGGGCGGCTGTACGTCGTCGAGTTCCACCCGCTGTTCAACGCCCTGGGCCCCGAGCCGGCCCCCGGAGAGGGGCCCGAACTGCTGCTGCGGCACGACTACCTGGCCGGTGACGGCGCCGTGCACCGCGACGCGACGTACACCTACACGGACGGTACGGCCGTCGAGGGCGCGACCGACAGCTACGAGTGGATGCACGGGATCGGAGAGGTCGTCAACGCGCTGGTCGGGGCTGGTCTGACGATCCGGCGGCTGGCGGAGAGCGACGAGCTGCCGTGGCAGCGCTGGCCGCAGATGGTGCGTACGCCGTCCGGCTGGTGGCGGCTGCCCGAGCCGCGCGTTCCGCTGCTGTACGGGCTGTTGGCGAGCCGCTGA